In the Callospermophilus lateralis isolate mCalLat2 chromosome 19, mCalLat2.hap1, whole genome shotgun sequence genome, TGAGAGAAACAGGAGGGGAGAGAACAAAACACGAACATTGAAGACAGAAGGGAAAAACAGCCCTGGCAGCCATGAGCCCCAGACGACTGGCCAGACCAGTCTAAGAACCAAACccaaaggggaggggctcagcatTGTCCCAGGACGTTCCCCATGGTCACACCAGACACACACAGGAACCACAGCACACCACAACACAGGGACAGAGACAGAAGACAGGTACTTACTGTGGCTGAGACCATGGTGGAAGGTCCCAGGGGCTGGGCCTGTGACGATGGCATCCTTGGAGACCCCCGCTTTAGCAGAGGACTCCGCACTGAAGGAGAGCACGTGGAGTGGAAATGGGACAGGGGCAAGGATCCCCAGTGAGTTAGAGTTCACGGCCCCAGGCAGCTTGGGGTTGCTGGACTTGTAGGATGAAGACAGCAGGTTTAAGGGAGAGGAGCTGGTCAGCAGCACAGCCCCACCCGGTCCTTTCTGGGGAGGAAACATAGACAAGTGGTCAGAAGCCTGGTCCTGTTAACTCATAGCAAACCTAAGAGCGTGCACAACAGGCACACACATCAAATGCCCCAGAAAAGGCACTTTTCTATTCTGCAGTCCTGGAGAAAAGAACAAGGACAGTCTATGAAATGGCATGGAGTGCGTTCCAGGGCATAGGGCACTAAAGGTGTCTCTTTGGTGAGGAGGGGAAAGACCACCACTGTGGATATCCACAAGTATGTGTATGCACCTTCTTATACACTGATTTATTTTGCATATGTTTACTatgtaaatacacatatatttgtgtatatttggttagtctttgtttttaaaaagaaataggaaGGCTGAGGATGCAGCTTAGTGGCATAGCACTTGCCTACTAAGTGTAAGTCCTTAGATTCAGTCCCCATCTCCCCAAGCTGTATCCAAACTTCTTATAATTATCCCCCACCCTCAGCATTCACTAGCTGCTGAATTCTGATAAATCACCTCTGACCTGCAGAATCCTTCAAAACCAATCAGAGAATCATTCTCAGAAGGTACTGCTATTTCCAGGGCATGAAAGCCTTAGCACCTGACAGATGAAGGCATTTCCATCCCCTTTTCTGAAGAGATACACAGGTCAGAGGTGGAAGGAGGGAAGTTCTGTGGCTCATTGTGCAGGTGCAGATCCAGCCTCCCTACAGGCACAATACTGACAGCTGTTTTTGCTCCACTCACCCTCCTAAGAAGACAGGCAGGTTATCCTGGGCCTTCCTACTCACAGAAAAGGGAAGACTGAGCAGGAAGCTCAGTTCTCCATCCAGAGTATGAGCTCACTATTCCCACCTGACCTTCAGCTTCAGATCACATTCTCCACTCAGGACAAGGCAAGTGGCCTTGTCCCTGAGTCCCCAGGGGTGGGACAGGCTGCATGCTGGGATACTCACTGGCAAGGAGGTAGATGATGTCACACTACTAACTGTGGCGGGCTTCAGGGAGGAGGTCAATAACTTTGCCACTCCCTGGGTACCACCACCGGAATCTCCATTTGGACCACCAGGAGGGGCTACCAGGGTCAGCTTCTGGGAAACAGGTGGTTTCTTCACTGCCGAGCTTGGGACAGGCTGGCTGGTGGACTGTCCTGTGGAAGGAGGCTGTATGCTGGGGAGCAGGGTCCCAGAAGCAGAGCTCTGCACTCGGGTTCCTCCAGAGGAAGAGCTGCCAGAAGAAACCCCATGTTTGGAGACAGAGCCAGCAAATGGATTATTCTTATAAGATGGCCCCGCAGAGTTGGCTGGGTGCTGTTTTGCTGGGTGGCTCAGGGCAGTAGAGGATGAGGCTAGGGTCTTATGAGAGCTGCCACTGGAAGATGGCGAGCCTCCAGAGGAGGTTGGTGTGGGGGGATGGAAGCTCTGGCCTTTGGCTGCTGTCTTCACTAGCTGCAGAAGGGAACGATGACACTGTGGGGAGGAAGCCTTTGGGCCTTGGAGTTTACTGACAAATGGAGATGGGGGCGTGAAATTTTTCTGCTGCTGAGTGCCTGCATGAAAGACTTTGACTTGGGGGCCAGGTACTGGAGCTGCCGCCTGGGTTCCATGAGACGTCCGTGGCaagctgtggtgctttgctttggACTGGTGTACTTCTGGCAGGCCCTTGCTGAGGGGAGCCTGACAGGACAGCTCTTTGTAGCCAGAACTCTCTGTTTTTTTCTCCTGAGAGGATTGCCCCAGTGCTAGAGCCTGTTCAGCCAGAAAATTTAGGGGTGACTGCAGTGTGCTAGTGGGTGGTGGTGCAGAGGGGTTGGGTTTCACAAAGTTCCTTTTCTCTTCTGCACACAAAACACCTGTGACTTTTTCTGCTGGTGCTTTGGAGGGTGCAGTCATTGTGAACTCAGAGCTCCCAGCCACTCTGCTATTCAACACGGCCAGCTCCTTGGACACGGCTTCCATCGAGGAGGCTGGATCATGGCCCAAGTCTTCATCCAATGAGTCCTCCAGGTTGACAGGAGTAGGGTTAGTGAGGCCACCAGACACCTGGGATGGGGGCTCCCTACTCGTGGACCCAATGTTCAGGCCTCCTCCCTGGTGTTCCGATGGCAAAGCAGTGGAGCCAGCCATCTGTCCTCCTGATGGGATGGAAGCCTTTTTATCAGGCTTAGCAGATGACTcctaaatgaaaacagaaatgataaCTGTTTAGAAATGTCCAAAGATGCCAGCACTTGCCTGTTGTGAGGACATAAATGGGAACAACTCAAAGATCTGAGATTCCTGTATAATTACAAAACAAGGTGTGGACAGAGCAGATGTCAAGATTGCCTTGTCTTAGGCACCCTTTGGTATGTGTTTGGCTGGCTGGGCTGGCTTTACCCCAGTATGCTTTGTTGCTAAGGACATGCCCAGTCACAGGGAAACTTCTCTTTTCTGTTTCTGAAAAGTACAAGACCTATGCAAGAAGACACACTGCCTAGTGGCATTCACACTGTCTTAAAGTGTTCCTTGCTGCAGATTGACACATGGCATAAGAACTATCTTAAAttagctttcttttctctttgatttCTCCCAGCACCCATCTCTCCTCGGTCCTTATGGGACTAGGAAAGGAATCTATCCTGTCACTCCTGTACCTCTGATACTTATCACAGTATGTTTCAGACACTGTAGAAGCTTGGCAGATACTCAGGAACATATGACTGGCACAACTTATTCTCACGATCTCTTTAGGTATGGCTAAGGGGACCACCAAGTCTTAGGAACTGGTAAGAATATGGCAAGTAGCAATGTTCTCTACACTGAGAGGTCTCTGCAGCATCCTGTACTCTGGCAGGCAGCCCAACAGTCGCCTCTCCTTTCTGCTGATGCTCCAGGCTACACTGCACTTGGCCAGGAGTGTATCTCGGCGTACGACCTTCACAACTGCACGGGTGCTTCACTCCTCAGAGGGCTTCCAAAGACCCCACCTACCCCACAACAACCCCAGAAACTGGGCCAGCTAGGCACTGTTTTATAGACTTgagcctggggcaggaggattaaaTGGCCCATGCAGGTCTCTGCCCTGGTTCAAGAATAGCTATTCCCCTAGACCAGTGAAACTCAACAGCTGCCATGGTCATTTAAGAAGTTTCCTGGGCACTGCTTGCAGGGAGAAAAGGACAGCCAGCATATGACCCGAGCAAGCTGACTCACCTTCACCTTGATTTTAGAAGGGGCCATTACTTTCTTCTTGGCTCTGTTCAAAGAAATAAACACagggaaggttcagaggagatccACAGAAAGAGATAAAACAACAGTGTTCTGAGAAATGAAAAACGCCAAGACACTCACAAAATTGATGTCAGGTGTCCATGGCCTCGTCGACTCTCCTTAAACAGAGTCCTGAAAGAAATAGAACATGGCATTCTGTTCACCCTAGACACCACCATTCTATTTCCAGAGCTTTTCTAGCAACTCTGGTACTTGGTGGCTGCTCTTAAATCCAGTTGACTGGTGAGCTGAATTCCTGTTGAGAGTCCAAAGCAGCCACACTGGTGGGATGGAAGCCTTTCAAAAGCCCATCAAAAGCCAAGATTATGGACTTTATCAACAAAGACtatggctctgtccctgacctCATGGCCACCTTCTCCTAGGCAGAAGCACTTTCCTTACTGCCTATCCTTGACACTGCCAAGAAGAAAATGTGGGGTGAAACTCAAAAACAAATTTCTTCAtacaaattcaacctataagaacaaacaaTTCCCAAGGCTTTATGATTTGTGCAAATTACAAATAAATAGGGCCCAACACAGAAAATCAGCCCTAGCTAACTTTCCCTGCCCTGTGTACAGCAGACATACTCCATTTGTGGGAAGTGACACAAAATAACCTCTACAACAGAAGCCTGGTATTTAGCTCCAGGAAGATGACAGTCCGAAAATGAGACTTTTGAGGATCATTAAGAAGCACCcatggatggattcaaactaaaaagcttcttctcagcaaaagaaacaatcagtgaggtgagtagagagcctacatcttgggagcaaatttttgccacttgcacatcagatggagcacttatctctagggtatgtaaagaactcaaagagctaaacaccaaaaaaaaaaaaaaaaaatcaataagtgggccaaggaactgaacagacacttctcagaagaggatatataatcaatcaacaaatatacgaaaaaatgttcaacatctctagcaattagaggaatgcaaatcaaaattcctctaaaattttatctcactccagtcagaatggcagctattaagaatacaaacaacaataagtgttggcgaggatgtggggaaaaaggtacactcatacattgctggtgggactgtaaaatggtgtggccaatatggaaagcagtatggatattccttggaaaactgggaatggaaaccaccttttgacccagctatcccactcctcggtctatacccaaaggacttaaaaacagcatactatagggacacagctacatcaatgtttattgcagcacaattcacaatagctaaactgtggaaccaacctagatggctttcagtagatggatggataaaaaaaaatgtggtatatatacacaatggaatagtactcagcaataaaagagaataaaatcattgcatttgcaggtaaatggatggagtcagAGTACATAATGCTAAGGgaatttagccaatccccaaaaaacaaatgccgaatgttttcactgatataaggaggctgatttataatggggttgggagggggagcatgggaagattagataaagtctagatagggcaaaggtgtgggaggggaagggactgGGTATGGAggtagaaatgaaagtataatgagatgaatatcattacccttagtacatgtatgaagacatgaatgatgtgaatatactttgtatacaaccagagatatgaaaaattatgctttaTCAACatgatatgaattataatgcattctgctgttatatataaaacaaaatagaataaaaaattttttaaaaagtacccacgaagccaggcccagtggcacacacctgtaatcccagcaacatgggaggctgaagcaagaggatcacaagttcgaggccagcctcagcaactgtgtaagagcttaagcaacttagcaagactctgtctcaaagaataaaaaggggactggagttttagctcagtggtagagcacttactttgcaagtgtgaggcactgggttcaatcctagcatcacataaaaacaaataaaggcattgagtccatatacaactaaaaaaaaaatttaaaataaataaataaaaagggctcagtggttaagcatccctgaattgaatccccagtatcaaaacaaaaacaaaaataaaaactacaaaaagAAGCACCCATGATGGGTAGTGGTATATGACTGTGACCCCAGCGACCCAGGAGgcagcaggaagatggcaagtttgaggccagccttagcaacttagtgagaccttatctcaaaataacatgtagctcagcagtagagcactttcctattaCGTTCAGGTCAATCCCCAAAACTGGAAAGAGAACCAGAAAAAGTAGTACCCAAGATGAATCCATCTCTCAACCTCTGGCAGGAGCCATTATGTCAAAACAGGAAAGGGCACAAGAAGCATGCAGTCAATCCTGAGCCACAGAAGGGTGAAGAATGACAAGGACAAAACCCCATAgggaactttctctcttctacgcAAGACTGACAACAATCTTTCCTAGTTTCTATTATCTCCCCAAATTACTCAGGTGACATCAGATTTGAATCAATTGGACAGTGGCTCCTTGATGGCACAACTTCCTATCTGATCACACTGACCCTCACCTGGCCTGCATCCAGCCTTTGGGCCAGAGAGGCTTGACCTCTGCATCCAGAAAGGCCTTCACGCAGTCCTCCCATGCCTGGGCCTTGTTCCTCTCCAGATCATGGCTTTCCAGTTTGATCTTCACCACTTGGCACAGCAGTTCCCTGAGAAGTAGGCAGAAATCAGAAACTTGCAACCACCCAACTCTTCTTCAAGCTGTTAATCATGTGCTTTCAGCTGTTCTGATCAAAGTAAATGATCCTAACCTTCACTAGCAGTATGGGGACATGCTCAGAAACTGGCCCACAAACCCTCCAGTGAGGCAAGGTCCCAGCTTAGGCACACCTGATTTCATCATTCCACTGGAATTTCTTCCTTGGTCCCATTATCCTCCTGCCACCCTTTTCTTCATCATCTTCCTCATCAGAACAAATCCGTTCTCTCTGCTCCTTGTCTTTTTCCTCTTCCAGCATCCTACACAGAGAAGATAAAGAAATGGACTCCGAAGTCCTCCTCCtcgcctcttcctcctcctccctactTAACTGGGACTTCTAAGATCAGACAGTGAAAATGCTGAAGAGCCAAGAGTCTGGTTTGAAATGAAAGTAAATACTGAGAGGTGTGAAGAGAAGAGACAACAGGATAATGGTGCACTAGGGCAAAGAGACACTTACTTAGCGACCTTTGCTTGCGTGTGTGCCTGGCACTCATCCTGGTACTTGGCCACCTGCTCAGGCATTGCCCTGCCAATGGCTTCCTTGAGCTTCTGGAGAGGCTCCTTCAGGCGCCCACCCTGCAGAGAGCAGGACACAGCACAAGTCTTGTTCACACACCAGACTTACACCAAGGAGACACGACAGGGTAATCAAAAGGAAGCAGTGCAGCTACAGATAGGGCTCTGTACTGAGTAGCCACCCCTCAGCTGGGCCCCAAAACCACACACCTGTTCATAGAGGTGAAGTTTTCGAGCACGTTTAACCAGAGCGTCCTTGCTGCAGGGCAGGAATGAAGAGAGATAGGCATATACCCCAGAACGGATCTGGCTACTCAGCTCCCGAGTTTGCACCTCTATGCTGAAGAACAGAACAGAGTCATCAACGGCCTGCAGCTCACTGCAGCATCTCTCTTCACTAGATCGGcctacatggtgaggccagctagGGGCCAAAAGCAGGTCCAACCTCATCCTGTTGGGCCACACTGCAACTGAGTGGCCAAGGCAACAAATCTTTGACAATCAACAAACAATTCCCAAACTTGGCTAGGTAAAGTGGGTTAAGGCTTTTAGGTCAAGGACAGGACAAAGTCAAAGGCAGTCAAGAAAACAGAGCCCAAGAGAACAAGATTCACGGACAAAATTTCACAAACAAATATAACATAAAAGCTATCAAGTGGGAAGTAATGATTTACTTGGGGTTGACAGGAAATACTTTCTGGCAGTGTTTCTTTTTTCCAGTTCCCAATTCTCTCCAAGACTATGAGGTCAAGGAAATCCTCACCCCCTCCACTTTCTCCAGCTGAATAAGCAGAAAAATATTCTCTTCAATGCCTTGAGCTTTCCATATTTGGCATGCTCAAGTGGGTTACTTGTTGACACAAACCTCCCATCCACCCTGACCCTCAGGTGCTCTTTGTAGCCCATGATTCCTGACCCAAGTATCCAGTCCAGATCTTGGCCAGGGCAAGGCCATTTGCAAGAACATTCCCAAGTCTTGACAACTATTCTTATATCAGCAAAATTTTCAGTTGTTGAGCAATAACCTTCTCCTGCTACATAATACAACTGCAACCAGAGAAAAGCTGCAAACCTGAGGGCCAGATACGTTTAGATTtacgtttgtttgtttttgctttttaatccaTTTCATACAGTGCAATGATTCGGGGGTTTCAAGGTTTGGAAAAATGTGACAGGAATGAGGTACTCTGGCATTGAgagcagagaaagaagaaaaggagaacaaatacTGAGGAACACTCCAATACAGAGAAGGCCCTGAGGCCACCACTCAACCTTCTGGATTCTCAGGGTCATGCAAGCAACACCTTCTCTCTAGTCTCATCTCGCCCTTGACAAGAAGTCCTCTTCCAAAAGTCCAGGACTGTATATATAGTATCTAATAAAGCCTTTGGCCAAAGATTAGTAAGATCTATCATTCTTGGAGATAGGTATTTAGTGTCCCTGTTTTATTTAATGAACAACATCAATAAAACTATATTAACCCAAGTCCTCTAGTTCATTGCTGGTCATGCACTCCTGGCCTGCCCAACCCAGGCGTGTAACAGCAGAtatggacagacagacagatgatACTCACTCTAGTAGGATGCCATTCATATCCTGGGTGAAGAACTTCTGTCTGCTCTCTCCCTCAGCAGCTCTGGCAGCCTGGTTCACAGCAGACAGTAACAGCCATTAGAACCTGTTCCCCACGCATCCCATACATACCCCCACAGGCACCAGTCACTGCTCCATAAAAGCACCTGTCAATAAAATCCTCCCCAACACTTTCCTGAGTCTATCCAAGTCCCAGATTAAGGTCACCTGTGATCAATGctctatttttttcaaagatgCTACAGCATCTTGAACTGTACATCCCAGGACTTAAAACAACAGTCACATAAAACAAAGCCACATAGAAACAAGCAATCCTGAGGCATCTGGTCAGAGGCCAACTCTATTAACTCCTGTGTCCAGACTCTATcataaactacacagttagttgaGATTTCCATACATTAACAGTATAAAAACAACTAAGAACTTCAATAAATCTATAAGATAAAAGCTTTTATCCaccaaaaataacaataaaaataataatgtatcgCTTTAGCACCTAAGGTCATTATCATCTTTTGAAACTTCTATTCTTCTTAGGATATATACAAATTCTCCATCATCCAGATCACTGGAATGACATGCCATATTGCCTGATATAACAGGAATTTACTAGACTGTCTTCTTTTGCTTTCCATGAGAACACAGTTTATAACCTGGAGAGCAGCCTAGAGACCTCTAAAGTATCCTAATGGCAAACCATGCCTTGGTCAGAGAAGATGGCCCTCACAAGTAGCTCCTTGTGGGAACCACCCATCAAACCACAATCTCTGGAGACAAGACTCAGGAATATGTATTCTTTAAAAGTAGCCCAACCATTAGAACTCTTTAAATGTAACTCTGAGACCCAGTGATCTAAACAAAAGGGATGCTGATTTTCAGGTTGTAGGCAAAATACAATTTCTGAAATCAGACATGATATGTAATAATGACAAACGGGTGATAAGGTGACTGTCTAGAGAAAGGGATAAATCCTGATCAAGCCTTCCACCTTCCTCTAATTGCACCTGCTGGGCCCTTCCAACCTCTGACTCCATCTGTCTGCCCACTAGCTCTTCCCTGTTGAAGGACTCAAAGTTTCTATCTAGAACTCACTTCTTCCCATCATTTTTCTCCTCATGTCTTCAAAATAATATACACACATGAAAGTCCCTCAAATCTAAAcctctagggctggggctgtagctcagtggtagagcacccgccttgcacatgtgaggcactggatttgattctcagtaccacataagaataaataaagatattgtgtccaactacaactaagaaaaaaaaaatataaacctcaaaaCCCCTGTACCCTCTCTTCTAAGCTCTGGACTAGGATTTCCAATTACCCCTGAGATGGGGTAATCCTCTGATATGCAAACTCAGCTTACCTAAAACTAGACCTGCCAGCTTTTGCTCAGACTCCTGCTTTCCTGCTTCTAACATCTGCACTCCAGCCTTCTTGAATCCTCCCATT is a window encoding:
- the Ubn1 gene encoding ubinuclein-1 isoform X1 translates to MSEPHRVQFTSLPGSLNPAFLKKSRKEEVGGAEQHQDCEPAAAAVRITLTLFEPDHKRCPEFFYPELVKNIRGKVKGLQSGDKKKDLSDPFNDEEKERHKVEALARKFEEKYGGKKRRKDRIQDLIDMGYGYDESDSFIDNSEAYDELVPASLTTKYGGFYINSGTLQFRQASESEDDFIKEKKKKSPKKRKLKEGGEKIKKKKKDDTYDKEKKSKKSKFSKAGFTALNASKEKKKKKYSGALSVKEMLKKFQKEKEAQKKREEEHKPVMVSSVEAPGLRDLEGASDPLLSLFGSTSDNDLLQVATAMDSLTDLDLEQLLSESPEGSPFQDMDDGSDSLGVGLDQEFRQPSSLPEGLPAPLEKRIKELAQAARAAEGESRQKFFTQDMNGILLDIEVQTRELSSQIRSGVYAYLSSFLPCSKDALVKRARKLHLYEQGGRLKEPLQKLKEAIGRAMPEQVAKYQDECQAHTQAKVAKMLEEEKDKEQRERICSDEEDDEEKGGRRIMGPRKKFQWNDEIRELLCQVVKIKLESHDLERNKAQAWEDCVKAFLDAEVKPLWPKGWMQARTLFKESRRGHGHLTSILAKKKVMAPSKIKVKESSAKPDKKASIPSGGQMAGSTALPSEHQGGGLNIGSTSREPPSQVSGGLTNPTPVNLEDSLDEDLGHDPASSMEAVSKELAVLNSRVAGSSEFTMTAPSKAPAEKVTGVLCAEEKRNFVKPNPSAPPPTSTLQSPLNFLAEQALALGQSSQEKKTESSGYKELSCQAPLSKGLPEVHQSKAKHHSLPRTSHGTQAAAPVPGPQVKVFHAGTQQQKNFTPPSPFVSKLQGPKASSPQCHRSLLQLVKTAAKGQSFHPPTPTSSGGSPSSSGSSHKTLASSSTALSHPAKQHPANSAGPSYKNNPFAGSVSKHGVSSGSSSSGGTRVQSSASGTLLPSIQPPSTGQSTSQPVPSSAVKKPPVSQKLTLVAPPGGPNGDSGGGTQGVAKLLTSSLKPATVSSVTSSTSLPKGPGGAVLLTSSSPLNLLSSSYKSSNPKLPGAVNSNSLGILAPVPFPLHVLSFSAESSAKAGVSKDAIVTGPAPGTFHHGLSHSLLAGLHSSPPHAATLPHAAVSTHVPQSLPDASQLHGKGPSVPRKL
- the Ubn1 gene encoding ubinuclein-1 isoform X2, encoding MSEPHRVQFTSLPGSLNPAFLKKSRKEEVGGAEQHQDCEPAAAAVRITLTLFEPDHKRCPEFFYPELVKNIRGKVKGLQSGDKKKDLSDPFNDEEKERHKVEALARKFEEKYGGKKRRKDRIQDLIDMGYGYDESDSFIDNSEAYDELVPASLTTKYGGFYINSGTLQFRQASESEDDFIKEKKKKSPKKRKLKEGGEKIKKKKKDDTYDKEKKSKKSKFSKAGFTALNASKEKKKKKYSGALSVKEMLKKFQKEKEAQKKREEEHKPVMVSSVEAPGLRDLEGASDPLLSLFGSTSDNDLLQVATAMDSLTDLDLEQLLSESPEGSPFQDMDDGSDSLGVGLDQEFRQPSSLPEGLPAPLEKRIKELAQAARAAEGESRQKFFTQDMNGILLDIEVQTRELSSQIRSGVYAYLSSFLPCSKDALVKRARKLHLYEQGGRLKEPLQKLKEAIGRAMPEQVAKYQDECQAHTQAKVAKMLEEEKDKEQRERICSDEEDDEEKGGRRIMGPRKKFQWNDEIRELLCQVVKIKLESHDLERNKAQAWEDCVKAFLDAEVKPLWPKGWMQARTLFKESRRGHGHLTSILAKKKVMAPSKIKVKESSAKPDKKASIPSGGQMAGSTALPSEHQGGGLNIGSTSREPPSQVSGGLTNPTPVNLEDSLDEDLGHDPASSMEAVSKELAVLNSRVAGSSEFTMTAPSKAPAEKVTGVLCAEEKRNFVKPNPSAPPPTSTLQSPLNFLAEQALALGQSSQEKKTESSGYKELSCQAPLSKGLPEVHQSKAKHHSLPRTSHGTQAAAPVPGPQVKVFHAGTQQQKNFTPPSPFVSKLQGPKASSPQCHRSLLQLVKTAAKGQSFHPPTPTSSGGSPSSSGSSHKTLASSSTALSHPAKQHPANSAGPSYKNNPFAGSVSKHGVSSGSSSSGGTRVQSSASGTLLPSIQPPSTGQSTSQPVPSSAVKKPPVSQKLTLVAPPGGPNGDSGGGTQGVAKLLTSSLKPATVSSVTSSTSLPDRVGLCC